GGAGGAGCGTGCTGTAGTGCCACCCATCGCCGGGGAGTGCTTCAGGGCATCCTGTCGGGTGATGACCCGACGATGATTCAACCTGCGGACGGGGGAGCTTAAAACAGAATTGAGGGGAGAAATACGCCTTTGGGCTGGTTGTATAGCCCCAGGCTCATCAGGGTCATAGGCTGAACCACTCGCAGACCGTGTTCTAAGCACCAGCGGAACAGATGACTGTTGCGGCTAGGCAGCATAAAGCCTGAACCCTCGAAGGCTGGAGCTGCACCGATTAGCGCCTTCAGGTCTTCGTTGGTTTCGCCCACGGCGTGACCGAAAAAGCCAATCAGGGTGGCGTAGCCGGTAATGCGACTGTCGTGCTCTACCACGGTGGCGCTGCCCTGACGAATCGTGGCCAGCAGTTCGTGGCTGCGAGTAAAGCCATGAACTTCCTGGCAGAGGCGATCGCAGCCCGGCAAATCCGCTTCAGTCGCGGGGCGGACAGGATAGCCCGGAATTTGCAGGTTCAGGGGCGGCCCCTGAATGTTGGCAAGGGGTTCCTGCACGTCGAAGCCAAGCTTGGTGTACAGGGACAGCGAACGGTTGTGGAAGGTCGCCTGCAGTAACCGCACTCCGGCAAAGCCCTGCTGCTGCGCCCGGTCTAACACGGTTGCCATCAGGTGTCGGCCCACGGAGGCATTCTGGATATCGGAGGCAACGGTGATCGGGCCAACGCCGGCGA
This portion of the Halomicronema hongdechloris C2206 genome encodes:
- a CDS encoding GNAT family N-acetyltransferase, whose translation is MQTLIPSPDLTLTIRPGTAADADACGEICYEAFKAISTQHNFPPDFPTPAVAHGLISMLFSQPDLYYSVVAEVGGRIVGSNFLQEGCAIAGVGPITVASDIQNASVGRHLMATVLDRAQQQGFAGVRLLQATFHNRSLSLYTKLGFDVQEPLANIQGPPLNLQIPGYPVRPATEADLPGCDRLCQEVHGFTRSHELLATIRQGSATVVEHDSRITGYATLIGFFGHAVGETNEDLKALIGAAPAFEGSGFMLPSRNSHLFRWCLEHGLRVVQPMTLMSLGLYNQPKGVFLPSILF